One genomic window of Pseudomonas sp. LFM046 includes the following:
- a CDS encoding energy-coupling factor ABC transporter permease has protein sequence MIAAGLLSTETLGLGWALYLPALAWAVWRAPWVELFSDARRQHLLYGTVMALFLLWLMRRNFESGVSYHFIGMTAVTLLLDWPLAVLGGVAAQLGLLALGEQDLAALGVNGALLVLLPVLVTELCAKWVEHYQPRNLFVYIFCCGFFPAALTALLCVLIGLGLLWVDGIFPMPPWLEDFVGYLWLVMFPEAFINGTAVTALVVFYPDWLETFNRTRYLQAPWKDDDTPR, from the coding sequence GTGATCGCTGCAGGCCTCCTGTCAACGGAAACCCTGGGCCTTGGCTGGGCGCTCTATTTGCCGGCGCTGGCCTGGGCCGTATGGCGGGCACCTTGGGTAGAGCTGTTCAGCGATGCCCGTCGTCAGCACCTGCTGTATGGCACGGTGATGGCGCTCTTCCTGCTGTGGTTGATGCGGCGCAACTTCGAGTCGGGCGTGTCCTATCACTTCATTGGCATGACCGCCGTGACCCTGTTGCTGGACTGGCCCTTGGCGGTCCTCGGTGGTGTGGCAGCGCAGTTGGGGCTGCTGGCGCTGGGCGAGCAGGACCTTGCGGCCCTGGGCGTCAACGGAGCCTTGCTTGTACTCCTGCCGGTGCTGGTCACCGAGCTGTGCGCCAAGTGGGTGGAGCATTACCAGCCGCGCAACCTGTTCGTGTACATCTTCTGCTGCGGCTTCTTTCCCGCCGCCCTGACGGCATTGCTGTGCGTCCTGATCGGGCTGGGGCTGCTGTGGGTAGACGGCATCTTCCCCATGCCGCCCTGGCTCGAGGACTTCGTCGGCTATCTCTGGCTGGTGATGTTCCCGGAAGCCTTCATCAACGGAACTGCCGTCACCGCGCTGGTGGTGTTCTATCCGGACTGGCTGGAGACCTTCAATCGCACCCGTTACCTCCAGGCGCCCTGGAAGGACGACGACACGCCGCGCTGA